The Daphnia pulicaria isolate SC F1-1A chromosome 12, SC_F0-13Bv2, whole genome shotgun sequence genome contains a region encoding:
- the LOC124316308 gene encoding alpha-(1,3)-fucosyltransferase C-like isoform X1, with protein sequence MRSKIQLCASSCLSSADNSKSLIGAFVARQNKPRKILFCVCLFICLSYVMLVVVNRRALEQLTFAIQHLALTRFENGTAGERNVMTGERRYGLVERYEQEKMEDEAYPPFKRILFWNAYWEVHDFRLGLGRDAFRKWGCPVWQCETSTDRTDVHDYDAVIFHMRGSWDPNDLPLRRSPQQRYVFWNLESAEWREYLDTSQLGNFFNWTLTYRWDSDMVMPYGYVRPTGKVPLHPSEDQLKQLMSNQKVNYAAGKTKMAAWMVSNCIYSHSSRHEMVKILQKYIQVDVYGGCGTLECPKEVGVDNSSEECREMVGQNYKFYMALENSLCRDYISEKFFGMLQRPVIPVVFGLHDHYEQMAPPHSYINAAKFENMRQLADYLILLDKNDTLYNEYFWWKPHFESRYKQKDVNIGMCHLCASLHNKDMPPKTYPNMTDWWENQSYCVASPPIS encoded by the exons ATGAGATCTAAAATTCAACTCTGcgcttcttcttgtttgtccAGTGCTGACAATAGCAAATCTTTGATTGGCGCATTTGTGGCACGACAGAATAAACCGAGGAAAATCCTTTTCTGCGTCTGCTTATTCATCTGCCTCAGTTACGTAATGCTGGTCGTCGTCAACAGACGGGCATTAG AACAATTAACATTCGCTATCCAACACCTAGCGTTGACGAGATTTGAAAATGGGACCGCAGGTGAACGTAATGTGATGACCGGCGAACGGCGGTACGGGTTGGTGGAAAGATATGAGCAGGAAAAAATGGAAGATGAGGCTTACCCTCCATTCAAACGAATTCTATTCTGGAATGCC TATTGGGAAGTCCATGATTTCCGGCTGGGACTCGGCCGCGACGCCTTCCGCAAATGGGGCTGTCCCGTTTGGCAGTGCGAAACGTCGACCGATCGAACGGACGTCCACGACTATGACGCCGTCATCTTCCACATGCGAGGCAGTTGGGATCCAAATGACTTGCCCTTACGACGATCACCTCAGCAGCGCTACGTTTTCTGGAATTTAGAATCCGCAGAATGGCGAGAATATTTGGACACGAGTCAATTAGGCAACTTTTTCAACTGGACCTTGACTTATCGATGGGATTCGGACATGGTGATGCCGTACGGTTATGTGAGACCCACCGGGAAGGTGCCCCTTCATCCGAGTGAGGACCAACTGAAGCAATTAATGTCCAATCAAAAAGTGAATTATGCGGCTGGGAAGACGAAAATGGCGGCCTGGATGGTTTCCAACTGCATTTATTCACATAGCAGTAGACATGAAATGGTCAAAATTCTTCAGAAATACATTCAAGTTGATGTTTACGGTGGTTGCGGAACTCTCGAGTGTCCAAAGGAGGTGGGCGTTGACAACTCGAGCGAAGAGTGTCGAGAGATGGTCGGCCAAAATTACAAATTCTACATGGCCCTGGAGAATTCACTGTGTCGTGACTACATCAGTGAAAA GTTTTTCGGGATGCTCCAACGTCCGGTGATCCCGGTCGTTTTCGGCCTTCACGATCACTACGAACAGATGGCGCCACCGCATTCCTACATTAACGcggcaaaatttgaaaatatgagGCAACTGGCCGATTACCTGATCCTCCTCGACAAAAACGACACGCTGTACAACGAGTACTTTTGGTGGAAGCCTCACTTTGAATCCAGGTACAAGCAAAAGGACGTCAACATTGGCATGTGTCACCTGTGCGCTTCTCTCCACAACAAGGACATGCCACCGAAAACTTATCCGAACATGACTGACTGGTGGGAAAATCAATCGTACTGTGTAGCCTCACCTCCAATTTCATGA
- the LOC124316308 gene encoding alpha-(1,3)-fucosyltransferase C-like isoform X2 has protein sequence MLVVVNRRALEQLTFAIQHLALTRFENGTAGERNVMTGERRYGLVERYEQEKMEDEAYPPFKRILFWNAYWEVHDFRLGLGRDAFRKWGCPVWQCETSTDRTDVHDYDAVIFHMRGSWDPNDLPLRRSPQQRYVFWNLESAEWREYLDTSQLGNFFNWTLTYRWDSDMVMPYGYVRPTGKVPLHPSEDQLKQLMSNQKVNYAAGKTKMAAWMVSNCIYSHSSRHEMVKILQKYIQVDVYGGCGTLECPKEVGVDNSSEECREMVGQNYKFYMALENSLCRDYISEKFFGMLQRPVIPVVFGLHDHYEQMAPPHSYINAAKFENMRQLADYLILLDKNDTLYNEYFWWKPHFESRYKQKDVNIGMCHLCASLHNKDMPPKTYPNMTDWWENQSYCVASPPIS, from the exons ATGCTGGTCGTCGTCAACAGACGGGCATTAG AACAATTAACATTCGCTATCCAACACCTAGCGTTGACGAGATTTGAAAATGGGACCGCAGGTGAACGTAATGTGATGACCGGCGAACGGCGGTACGGGTTGGTGGAAAGATATGAGCAGGAAAAAATGGAAGATGAGGCTTACCCTCCATTCAAACGAATTCTATTCTGGAATGCC TATTGGGAAGTCCATGATTTCCGGCTGGGACTCGGCCGCGACGCCTTCCGCAAATGGGGCTGTCCCGTTTGGCAGTGCGAAACGTCGACCGATCGAACGGACGTCCACGACTATGACGCCGTCATCTTCCACATGCGAGGCAGTTGGGATCCAAATGACTTGCCCTTACGACGATCACCTCAGCAGCGCTACGTTTTCTGGAATTTAGAATCCGCAGAATGGCGAGAATATTTGGACACGAGTCAATTAGGCAACTTTTTCAACTGGACCTTGACTTATCGATGGGATTCGGACATGGTGATGCCGTACGGTTATGTGAGACCCACCGGGAAGGTGCCCCTTCATCCGAGTGAGGACCAACTGAAGCAATTAATGTCCAATCAAAAAGTGAATTATGCGGCTGGGAAGACGAAAATGGCGGCCTGGATGGTTTCCAACTGCATTTATTCACATAGCAGTAGACATGAAATGGTCAAAATTCTTCAGAAATACATTCAAGTTGATGTTTACGGTGGTTGCGGAACTCTCGAGTGTCCAAAGGAGGTGGGCGTTGACAACTCGAGCGAAGAGTGTCGAGAGATGGTCGGCCAAAATTACAAATTCTACATGGCCCTGGAGAATTCACTGTGTCGTGACTACATCAGTGAAAA GTTTTTCGGGATGCTCCAACGTCCGGTGATCCCGGTCGTTTTCGGCCTTCACGATCACTACGAACAGATGGCGCCACCGCATTCCTACATTAACGcggcaaaatttgaaaatatgagGCAACTGGCCGATTACCTGATCCTCCTCGACAAAAACGACACGCTGTACAACGAGTACTTTTGGTGGAAGCCTCACTTTGAATCCAGGTACAAGCAAAAGGACGTCAACATTGGCATGTGTCACCTGTGCGCTTCTCTCCACAACAAGGACATGCCACCGAAAACTTATCCGAACATGACTGACTGGTGGGAAAATCAATCGTACTGTGTAGCCTCACCTCCAATTTCATGA